One window of the Grus americana isolate bGruAme1 chromosome 13, bGruAme1.mat, whole genome shotgun sequence genome contains the following:
- the LOC129212444 gene encoding cytochrome b-245 light chain, whose amino-acid sequence MGQIEWAMWANEQALAAGLIMLTGGIVAVAGQFKGWYFAAYAIVAGVLVCLLEYPRSKRKKGSTMERCGQKYMTAVVKVFGPLTRNYYIRAVLHAALAVPAGFLLSTILGTVCLGIASGIYLLAAVRGEEWRPIEQKPRERPHVGDTIKQPPSNPPPRPPADARKKQPAEVGGQVNPIPIEAE is encoded by the exons atGGGGCAGATCGAGTGGGCCATGTGGGCCAACGAGCAGGCGCTGGCGGCCGGGCTCA TCATGCTGACGGGCGGGATCGTGGCCGTGGCGGGGCAGTTCAAGGGCTGGTACTTCGCGGCTTACGCCAT cgtGGCAGGCGTCTTGGTCTGCCTGCTCGAGTACCCGAGGAGCAAGCGGAAAAAGGGCTCCACCATGGAGAGGTG TGGCCAGAAGTACATGACGGCAGTGGTGAAGGTGTTTGGGCCCCTCACGAGGAATTACTACATCCGCGCTGTCCTGCACGCTGC CCTGGCTGTCCCCGCTGGTTTCCTCCTCTCCACCATCCTGGGTACTGTCTGCTTGGGCATCGCGAGCGGCATCTACCTGCTG GCGGCGGTGCGCGGGGAGGAGTGGAGACCCATTGAACAGAAGCCCCGGGAGCGGCCGCACGTGGGGGACACCATCAAGCAGCCGCCCAGcaaccccccgccccggccccccgccgaTGCCCGCAAGAAGCAGCCGGCGGAGGTGGGGGGGCAGGTGAACCCCATCCCCATCGAGGCTGAGTAA
- the IL17C gene encoding interleukin-17C, with product MGWLGALALLGSLALCRSLRRPPHHPHVHCYSAGELRDGEAPAHLLGRSLRWDHYVPVQLVPQLERLQEATGHRRHRRHHERACPALQLHAGLHSEPNERSISPWRYRIDEDENRYPRKLAFAECLCSGCVDVKTGRETTSLNSVAIHQTMMVLRRKPCPHPTGPGLVTFEVDYIKVPVGCTCVLPRTGR from the exons ATG GGCTGGCTCGGtgccctggcactgctgggctCCCTGGCGCTGTGCCGCAGCCTGCGCCGCCCCCCGCACCACCCCCACGTCCACTGCTACAGCGCGGGCGAGCTGCGGGACGGCGAGGCCCCCGCACACCTCCTGGGCCGCAGCCTGCGCTGGGACCACTACGTGCCGGTGCAGCTGGTGCCGCAGCTGGAGCGTTTGCAGGAGGCCACCGgccaccgccgccaccgccgccaccaCGAGCGCGCCTGCCCCGCGTTGCAGCTCCACGCCGGCCTCCACAGCGAGCCCAACGAGCGCTCCATCTCCCCGTGGCGCTACCG catcgATGAGGACGAGAACCGCTACCCGCGCAAGCTGGCCTTCGCCGAGTGCCTCTGCAGCGGCTGCGTGGACGTCAAGACGGGTCGGGAGACGACGTCGCTCAACTCGGTGGCCATCCACCAGACCATGATGGTCCTACGGCGCAAGCCCTGCCCACACCCCACCGGCCCCGGCCTCGTCACCTTCGAGGTGGACTACATCAAGGTGCCGGTGGGCTGCACCTGCGTCCTGCCCCGCACCGGGCGCTga